The [Clostridium] scindens ATCC 35704 nucleotide sequence GCGCGGGAAAGGAATTTGCCTCTTGTCATGTGCATTGCCCTTGGAACCAACTTCGGCGGGCACAATGGGACGTCTCTGCTGTCTGGCATGCTGGATGCCTATTCCTATATATTAAACCGCAGCGTAGTAATCGGCACTGGAAATGAGGCGGCCAAGCGGCATCATTTTTACCATATGCTGGATGGAATTAATGAAGAGACTAGCGCGGAGATTCGCGTAGGAGAAGGCGTGGAAGGCTTTGTTTCTGAATTATGGACGATGCTTCCCAATGTAGTGACGATTTCCATCACTTCGCCCTCCGGGGAACGGACAAGGCAGATATCCATAAGGCAGGGAGACCGGTATAATCTAAGATTTTCCTTTGAGAAGACGGAGGTATCGGTTGAATACCGCCTTCTTTTGGAAAATAACGATTCCCAACTGATATTTCTGCGGTTTCAGAATCCAGTGCCAGGCATTTGGCAGATCAATGTGGAGCCTGTTCAGATCGCTGAGGGGGATTTTCATATCTGGCTTCCGATCCAGGAGTTCCTGTCCGGCGAAGTCTATTTTCTGGAATCCAATCCCGACACGACGCTTACGGAACCAGGAACCAGCAGATCAGCAATGACGGTCGCCTATTATAACGGACGGGATAATGGAGTTGATATTAATTCAGGGAGGGGTTATACTAGAGATGGATTAGTCAAGCCTGATTTTGCAGCGCCTGGGGTGATGGTTACAGGTGCGGGATTAAACGGACAGTTTGTTACCAAAAGCGGCTCAAGCGTATCTGCCGGCATCACGGCAGGAGCAGTGGCGCTTCTGACGGAATGGCTGCAGAATGAGCCGGGAGCGCGCGGCGTGAACTCCAGCCAGATAAGAAGCATCATACTGCTGGGCGTGAACCAGAGGCCGTTGATGGAATATCCGAACAAGGAATGGGGATATGGAACGCTGGACTTGTACCGTGCCCTTGATACGCTGCGGAGAATATAAATGATTATATCAAAGGATAAAAGGAGAAGAAAAGATGGCAGATTTTTTTGAAGAATTAGGGAAACGAATCTCAGATGTAGCAAGCGATCTGGGAAAGAAGACGGAAGATACGATTGAAATCCAGAAGATCAAAGGTGAGATCCGTTCTTTGAAGCGTGCAAATGACAGGGATCTCATGGATCTGGGACGCATGGTGTATGATAAATTCCAAAAAGGGGAGATACCGGATACTGATTATATCGACCTCTGCGACAACATTGAGAAGAGAGAGGAAGAGATTGAGAGGCAGGAAGAAGAGATTGTAAGAATCAAAGAGGATATATAGATGCTTTCGTTAATAGCGGCCGGCACATTTACGGTACTGCTGGGATTGGATGTACTCCTAAAGCAGCATGTAGAAGAAAATATCAAGTCCGGAGAAGAAAAAAAAGTGCTTGGGGGAAAAGTCGTCATACGCAAGGTGTATAACAAAGGGTTCCTGCTGAATTCCCTGGAAAGCCATCCTGTGCTGATCAAGACGGTATCCATCCTGGCGGGGGCAGGCGTGCTTGCGTGCGGCGCGTGGACATTTGTCAGAAAAGGACATTTCACCGAGAAACTGGGCATGGCTATTCTGGGGGCAGGCGCTGCAAGCAATCTGTTTGACCGGCTGTCAAGAGGGAAAGTCATTGATTATATCGGAATCAGGAGCAAAAATCAATTTCTTGCCAGGCTGACAGCCAATCTGGGGGATTTCTATATTCTTCTGGGGGCAGTTTTGCTGGCACTGAAAAGATCATACCCGGAATTGTCTGAGGAGGAGTTAAAAGAGATCTCTGAGAAGGTGAAGAGCCGTAAGTTCAAATTATAAGAGGCAATGGCAGCATTGCCTCTTTTCTTTATTATATATG carries:
- a CDS encoding S8 family peptidase, whose protein sequence is MDGETCRDKILSEDYWDFLIPNFRMDDLKLVPAERSCHQEMDFGYRAVYIDNSILPPLTIREYWYNSIPNCYALLDMETLNIAGISAVQNYPTLQLMGRNVMIGFIDTGIDYRNPVFTNIDGSTRIAGIWDQTIQDGTPPGGLDYGSEYTEDRINEALRSENPLDIVPSMDMNGHGTFLASVAAGSADVPNRFLGAAPESTIAVVKLKPAKSYLKDFYAIRSDAVCFQENDIMLGLKYLNDLARERNLPLVMCIALGTNFGGHNGTSLLSGMLDAYSYILNRSVVIGTGNEAAKRHHFYHMLDGINEETSAEIRVGEGVEGFVSELWTMLPNVVTISITSPSGERTRQISIRQGDRYNLRFSFEKTEVSVEYRLLLENNDSQLIFLRFQNPVPGIWQINVEPVQIAEGDFHIWLPIQEFLSGEVYFLESNPDTTLTEPGTSRSAMTVAYYNGRDNGVDINSGRGYTRDGLVKPDFAAPGVMVTGAGLNGQFVTKSGSSVSAGITAGAVALLTEWLQNEPGARGVNSSQIRSIILLGVNQRPLMEYPNKEWGYGTLDLYRALDTLRRI
- a CDS encoding signal peptidase II; the protein is MLSLIAAGTFTVLLGLDVLLKQHVEENIKSGEEKKVLGGKVVIRKVYNKGFLLNSLESHPVLIKTVSILAGAGVLACGAWTFVRKGHFTEKLGMAILGAGAASNLFDRLSRGKVIDYIGIRSKNQFLARLTANLGDFYILLGAVLLALKRSYPELSEEELKEISEKVKSRKFKL